The sequence below is a genomic window from Fusobacterium perfoetens ATCC 29250.
ATTTTATACACAGGTTGGGGTGGAAATCAAAGTTGTTTAAGCAGTGCTGATAGTTTAAAAACTATAGCTGAAAGATTTAAAAAAGTAGATTATAGAGGAAGAGTTGAAATAGGAGCTGTAATAGGTTCGCATGCAGGTCCTGTATATGGAATAGGAATAATGGATAAAATTAGATAATAAAATTTTAAGGACTCGTTAAGAGTCCTTTCTGTATTTAATTATAATAGATGTTTGGAGGAGAAAGTATGTTAATGTTAATTGGTATACTAATCTTTTTGGTTACTTTCTATTTTATTATAACAGAAAAATATCCAAAATCTTTAGTGTCTATTATTGGTGGTGGACTAATGGTTGTTATCAGAATTTTAAATGAAGAACAAGCATTAGAAGTTGTTGGTTATAATCTTGAAATTCTAGTTCTTTTAATTGGAATGATGATTATTGTTGAAATTATGTCTGAAACAGGAATTTTTCAGTGGATAGCTATAAAATTAGCTCAAGTAGTTAAAGGAGACCCTATTAAAATTTTGGTTCTTCTATCTATTGTTACAGCTACTTGTTCAGCTTTTTTAGATAATGTTACCACTATTCTTTTAATAGTTCCTGTAACTATTTTCTTAGCTAATAGGTTAAAATTAGACCCTAAACCATTTGTATTAATGCAAATATTTATGTCTAATATTGGTGGAACAGCTACAATGATAGGAGACCCACCTAACTTAATTATTGGAAG
It includes:
- a CDS encoding SLC13 family permease, coding for MLMLIGILIFLVTFYFIITEKYPKSLVSIIGGGLMVVIRILNEEQALEVVGYNLEILVLLIGMMIIVEIMSETGIFQWIAIKLAQVVKGDPIKILVLLSIVTATCSAFLDNVTTILLIVPVTIFLANRLKLDPKPFVLMQIFMSNIGGTATMIGDPPNLIIG